The stretch of DNA ATCTACGAGACGGTGTACGACCCGGGAAACGGCATCCCCGAGCGGATAGCGGAGCAATAGTCAAGACTTGTGGATGAGTTGACTGCGGTCAGCGTCTCCTTTGCTGCTTCAGGTTGGCCCGGGCGGTGTTGCGGATCCGCTTGGTGCGGCCGCGGTCGGCGAGGATCTCGAGGGCGGCGGCGTTCGACGCTTCGGCTGTTTTGAGTTGGAGCCAGTCGGATGAGTCGAGCAGGGCGTCCGGACGCCACGGTTGCCGCAGTGTGATGGCTCGGAAGAGGGACCATTCGCGCAGGCGTCGGGTCAGGAACGGATAGTGCGTAGTGGCCTGGGTCATCTTCTCGGCCCAAGATTCATAGGCGTGTCCGCAGTGGAGGTCAGCAGCCCGGCGGTCCAGGTGCCGCAGGACGGCGGACTGGGCCATCGTCTGGTCCGCGTCGGTGAGGACTTCGCCGACCAGGTCGACCTCGTCGGCCTCCGTGACCTGCTCAAGCTCGCTCAGGTAGTCCCAGAAGCGAAGGTGCTCGGCCGGCTCCTCCTGCGGCGTGTCGTGGTTCATGCGGCCTGGTCCTGTCGCTCGACCAGCGCGCCGTTCTCAAACGTGGCACCCGCCCGGACGAGAGGGACCAGGTGGGCGCCTGTGATCGAGCGCCAGCGGACCTGGGCGGACTCCACCAGCTTGAACACCATCGCCAGCGCCGCGGCCGGGCTGCCGGCCCCTCGGGTGACCTTGGTCCGCAGCTTGACCGTGGAGAACGTCGACTCGATCGGATTCGTGGTCCTCAGATGGACCCAGTGCTCGGCGGGGAAGTCGTAGAACGCCAGCAGCTCATCCCGGTCGTCGGTGATCTTCGCGACGGCCTTGGGCCACTTGGCGCCGTAGGTCTTCGCGAACGCCTCGATCGCCTTCTCGGCGTGGGCGCGGTCCTCGGCGTTGTAGATCTCCCGCATCGCCTTGGTCGCACCCGGCTGCGCGGACTTCGGCAGGGCGTTCGATACATTCCGGGCCTTGTGAACCCAGCACCGCTGGTGCCGGGCGGCGGGAAAGACCTCGGCCAGGGCGTTCCACAAGCCCATCGCGCCGTCGCCGACCACCAGCTCGGGGTCACGCATGCCCCGGCGGCGGCAGTCGCGCAGCAGGTCCGCCCACGATTCGGTGGACTCCCGCAGCCCCTCGGCCAGCGCGACCAGCTCTTTGGTGCCGTCCAGGCGGACCCCGAGCAGGACCAGCACGCACGAGTGCGCCTGGCCGAGCCGGACCTTGGGGTGCACCCCGTCAGCCCACACGTAGACGTAATCGGTCTGCGACAGGTCACGCTGCTGGAAGGCGGCGTGGTCGTCGCTCCACTGCCTGGTCAGCCGGGTCACGGTCGCCGGCGACAGGCCGGCCGCGCCGCCGAGGAACTGCTCCAACGCGGGCACGAAGTCCCCCGACGACAGACCGTGCAGATAGAGCAGCGGCAGCACCTCGGACACCTTCGGCGACTTGCGGCACCACGGCGGCAAGATCTTCGAGGAGAACCGCTTGCGCTCACCGGTCGCCTCGTCGACGCGCCGGTCGTTCACCCGCGGGGCCCTGACCTCGACGGGACCGGCCGCGGTGACCACGGTGCGGGGCCGATGGTGGCCGTTGCGGACCACCAGACGACGACCCGCCTCGTCGGTCTCGGCCGCCAACTCGGCTATGTACTGGTTGACTTCCGCCTCCAGCGCGGCGGCCAGCATCCGGCGTGCGCCTTCACGCACAATCTCATCGATCAGGGAGCCGGACTGGGTGGAGCCGTCGTCGGTGACTACGCTGAGCACGGGCGTGCCTTCCCGACCCGCGCTGCGAACGCGGGCCTACTCGGTGACCATCACAGGATCATTCGGGAAGGTACGCCCTCCGCATGCCTTCCCGGAACCGATCCACAAGTCCTGAGCATTGCTCGATAGCGGAGACACGAGCCAGCCGCGAACGACTTCGAGCCGACCGTGAGGCCGGGCTCTACGACTCGCCGGACGACGCCGCCTGGTTCCGGGATCGGTACGCTGCGTTGGGTCGTGAGTTGGCTGCT from Streptomyces sp. 6-11-2 encodes:
- a CDS encoding IS256 family transposase, translating into MLSVVTDDGSTQSGSLIDEIVREGARRMLAAALEAEVNQYIAELAAETDEAGRRLVVRNGHHRPRTVVTAAGPVEVRAPRVNDRRVDEATGERKRFSSKILPPWCRKSPKVSEVLPLLYLHGLSSGDFVPALEQFLGGAAGLSPATVTRLTRQWSDDHAAFQQRDLSQTDYVYVWADGVHPKVRLGQAHSCVLVLLGVRLDGTKELVALAEGLRESTESWADLLRDCRRRGMRDPELVVGDGAMGLWNALAEVFPAARHQRCWVHKARNVSNALPKSAQPGATKAMREIYNAEDRAHAEKAIEAFAKTYGAKWPKAVAKITDDRDELLAFYDFPAEHWVHLRTTNPIESTFSTVKLRTKVTRGAGSPAAALAMVFKLVESAQVRWRSITGAHLVPLVRAGATFENGALVERQDQAA